The following proteins are encoded in a genomic region of Vidua macroura isolate BioBank_ID:100142 chromosome 10, ASM2450914v1, whole genome shotgun sequence:
- the WDR53 gene encoding WD repeat-containing protein 53, whose translation MAVKWNGGHSSSVLCLNASAEGLVASGAERGELALWDGGGSPVAQLRLPQAEDVTSVVFSARRPSTLYTSHGETISVLDVRSLQEPLQRFHVNEEEINCLSVNDTDSFLAAADDSGAIKVVDLESKKVSRSLRHSNICSSVAFRPQRPQSLVSCGLDMQVMLWNLQKVRPLWTTNLQECDMQEESPQSAGQFFNPPLAHSLSVASCGNVFGCGAQDGKVRIFRVTGARFERELEFQAHSLGVSQVLFMPEAYQLLSGGNDGKVLLWDVSSNVGKQQKSPAKSLHRKKAQAAASSRKDGKLNKAASNEHPGVVPKLSIEHGEKVNWLSCTEIKGSRRVLVADQTSSVSAYPLPEP comes from the exons ATGGCAGTTAAGTGGAACGGTGGGCATTCCTCCTCTGTCCTGTGCCTGAACGCGAGCGCGGAAGGGCTGGTGGCCTccggcgcggagcggggcgAGCTGGCGCTCTGGGATGGGGGAGGCTCGCCCGTGGCTCAGCTGCGGCTCCCGCAGGCGGAGGACGTGACCTCGGTGGTGTTCTCCGCCCGCCGGCCCAGCACGCTGTACACCTCCCACGGAGAAACCATCAGCGTGCTGGATGTCCGCTCCCTCCAGGAGCCCCTGCAGCGCTTCCACGTGAACGAGGAGGAGATCAACTGCCTCTCGGTGAACGACACCGACAGCTTCCTGGCTGCGGCGGATGACTCGGGGGCCATAAAGGTTGTGGACTTGGAAAGCAAGAAAGTCAGCCGGTCCTTGAGACACTCCAACATCTGCTCGTCTGTTGCCTTCCGACCTCAGCGGCCTCAAAGCCTGGTTTCCTGTGGACTGGACATGCAG gtgatGCTGTGGAACCTGCAGAAAGTTCGTCCCTTGTGGACCACGAACCTGCAGGAGTGTGACATGCAGGAAGAGAGCCCACAGTCAGCCGGGCAGTTCTTCAACCCGCCGCTCGCACATTCCCTGTCCGTCGCCTCTTGCGGCAACGTCTTCGGCTGCGGAGCTCAGGACGGTAAAGTCCGAATATTCCGAGTCACCGGTGCCAGGTTTGAACGTGAGCTGGAGTTCCAGGCTCACAGCTTGGGAGTCTCGCAGGTGCTCTTTATGCCTGAGGCATACCAGTTGTTGTCTGGAGGAAACGATGGGAAAGTCTTGCTCTGGGATGTCAGCAGCAACGTTGGGAAGCAGCAAAAAAGTCCAGCAAAATCTCTGCACAGGAAGAAGGCCCAagcagctgcttccagcaggaAAGATGGGAAGCTCAACAAAGCAGCCTCAAATGAACACCCTGGAGTTGTGCCAAAGCTCAGCATTGAGCACGGAGAGAAGGTGAACTGGCTCTCTTGCACAGAGATCAAGGGCTCCAGGAGAGTGTTGGTTGCTGACCAGACCAGCTCGGTATCAGCCTATCCGTTGCCAGAACCTTAA
- the RNF168 gene encoding E3 ubiquitin-protein ligase RNF168 isoform X1: protein MSKKSKAPLSLSDCLCQICMEIFVEPVTLPCSHTLCNSCFQMTVEKASLSCPFCRRRVSSWARYNTRRNTLINWELWEKIQKNYPEECERRMNGQDLDEEICIPKPQHQLSKPGELRQEYEAEISKVEAERRAHEQEENKASEEYIQRLLAEEEEEHRLAEERRKEMEKQLKQDEELAWQLSNSLNEDPEGHVPGSPSPAHSLSLQTSPLNLSKAKNKPSNSGDIQKYLSPKNYGMLGSASFSSTTGRGGSNSVSGETNSNEGSSSAVQDEQEEMPTLSPQLTSVNNDSGAKDSFLESCMNYFSASASGETATVKQEKTPGPNGLEDGVPDALHGTTEGAGSRTVLLRSKGDDDGIESDSGNLTHVQRVNLEKSDETSTSGQLVINCVMSDSQTTLHGLGKETGHSNEETLERPQNSKETPKRKLVEAPADAMIDLDMLDKRRRTFSESVEEQGEQMNDFILQTQRAFEQEFYERRRQEEQDRLLALQLQKELDKEERTLNRQKGSPDEYLLRTKPPWSGKDPSARKGSSRVAKDSKGSKTQAETNHHKTRKGSCNENWQSPARVRVKSPSIKEGKVLNCVVNTSDTNDICSLPKNKQKTILQMFKSPVAE from the exons ATGTCGAAGAAATCCAAGGCCCCGCTTTCCTTGTCCGACTGCCTCTGCCAGATTTGCATGGAGATCTTTGTGGAGCCTGTCACGCTGCCATGCAGCCATACCCTCTGTAATTCCTGCTTCCAGATGACAGTGGAAAAGGCCAGCCTTTCTTGCCCCTTTTGTAGGCGTCGAGTCTCTTCCTGGGCACGGTACAATACCCGCAGAAATACTCTTATCaactgggagctctgggagaaGATCCAGAAGAATTACCCAGAGGAGTGCGAGCGCAGGATGAACGGACAGGATTTGGATGAGGAAA TCTGTATCCCCAAGCCGCAGCACCAGCTAAGCAAGCCTGGGGAGCTGAGGCAGGAATATGAAGCAGAGATTAGTAAG GTGGAGGCAGAAAGGCGAGCGCACGAGCAGGAGGAGAACAAAGCGAGTGAGGAATACATCCAGcggctgctggcagaggaggaggaggagcacaGGCTGGCAGAAGAGAGACGGAAGGAGatggagaagcagctgaagcAAGATGAAGAGCTGGCCTGGCAGCTCAGTAACAGTCTG AATGAGGATCCTGAGGGACACGTGCCTGGCAGCCCATCACCAGCACACAGCCTCTCCCTTCAGACATCCCCACTGAACCTGAGCAAGGCAAAGAACAAACCAAGCAACTCTGGAGACATTCAGAA gtaTCTGTCTCCAAAAAATTATGGTATGTTGGGATCAGCATCGTTCTCCAGTACCACAGGAAGAGGCGGGAGCAACTCTGTCTCTGGG gagaCCAACAGCAATgagggcagcagttctgcagTGCAGGATGAGCAAGAGGAAATGCCAACCCTGTCTCCACAGCTGACCAGTGTAAATAACGATTCTGGAGCTAAAGATTCATTTTTGGAATCATGCATGAACTATTTCAGTGCCTCAGCTTCAGGTGAAACTGCCACTGTCAAGCAGGAAAAAACACCAGGACCAAATGGTTTAGAAGATGGAGTTCCAGATGCACTTCATGGAACCACAGAAGGGGCAGGGTCTAGGACAGTTCTTCTTAGATCCAAAGGAGATGATGATGGAATTGAGTCAGACAGTGGCAATTTGACACATGTCCAAAGGGTAAACCTTGAAAAGTCTGATGAAACTTCTACCTCTGGTCAGTTAGTAATAAACTGTGTGATGTCTGACAGCCAGACCACGTTGCATGGTCTGGGGAAGGAGACTGGACACTCAAATGAAGAGACACTGGAGAGGCCACAGAACTCTAAGGAGACTCCCAAAAGGAAGCTGGTGGAGGCCCCAGCTGATGCCATGATTGACTTGGACATGCTTGATAAGAGGAGAAGAACCTTTTCAGAAAGTGTAGAAGAGCAAGGAGAGCAGATGAATGATTTTATCTTGCAGACACAAAGAGCCTTTGAGCAGGAGTTCTATGAAAGGcgcaggcaggaggagcaggacaggctcttggctctgcagctgcagaaggagctggacaAGGAGGAAAGGACACTGAACCGACAGAAGGGCTCTCCTGATGAGTATCTGCTCCGCACCAAACCACCTTGGTCTGGAAAAGACCCTTCTGCCAGGAAGGGAAGCTCCAGGGTGGCAAAAGACTCAAAGGGATCAAAAACACAGGCTGAAACCAATCACCACAAGACTCGGAAAGGTTCCTGCAATGAAAACTGGCAGTCCCCTGCCAGGGTCCGGGTGAAATCCCCCAGCATCAAGGAAGGAAAGGTTTTGAATTGTGTGGTTAATACCAGTGACACAAATGATATTTGTTCACTGCCTAAGAACAAGCAAAAGACAATCCTGCAGATGTTTAAAAGTCCTGTTGCAGAGTAG
- the FBXO45 gene encoding F-box/SPRY domain-containing protein 1 → MAAGPGPGPGPGAAAASWGGPGWRLPGRVLELVFSYLELRELRSCALVCKLWHRVLHGDENSEVWRSLAARCLAEEALRTDILCNVPTYKGKVRAFHHAFSTNDCSRNVYIKKNGFTLHRNPIAQSTDGARTKIGFSEGRHAWEVWWEGPLGTVAVIGIATKRAAMQCQGYVALLGSDDQSWGWNLVDNNLLHNGEVNGSFPQCNNAPKYQIGERIRVILDMEDKTLAFERGYEFLGVAFRGLPKVCLYPAVSAVYGNTEVTLVYLGKPLDG, encoded by the exons atggcggcggggcccggccccgggcccggccccggggcggccgcggcgTCGTGGGGAGGGCCGGGCTGGCGGCTGCCGGGGCgggtgctggagctggtgttCTCGTACCTGGAGCTGCGGGAGCTGCGGAGCTGCGCGCTGGTCTGCAAGCTGTGGCACCGCGTCCTGCACGGCGACGAGAACAGCGAGGTGTGGCGCAGCCTGGCCGCCCGCTGCCTGGCCGAGGAGGCCCTGCGCACCGACATCCTCTGCAACGTGCCCACCTACAAGGGCAAG GTCCGTGCCTTCCACCACGCCTTCAGCACCAACGACTGCTCGAGGAACGTCTACATCAAGAAGAACGGCTTCACGCTGCACCGCAACCCCATCGCGCAGAGCACGGACGGGGCGCGCACCAAGATCGGCTTCAGCGAGGGCCGGCACGCCTGGGAGGTGTGGTGGGAGGGCCCGCTGGGCACCGTGGCCGTCATCGGCATCGCCACCAAGCGCGCGGCCATGCAGTGCCAGGGCTACGTGGCCCTGCTGGGCAGCGACGACCAGAGTTGGGGCTGGAACCTGGTGGACAATAACTTGCTGCATAACGGGGAGGTGAACGGCAGCTTCCCCCAGTGCAATAACGCGCCCAAATACCAG ATAGGTGAAAGGATTCGAGTTATCCTGGACATGGAAGACAAAACGTTAGCATTTGAGAGGGGCTATGAGTTCTTGGGAGTTGCCTTCAGAGGACTGCCAAAAGTTTGCCTGTATCCAGCAGTGTCTGCTGTGTATGGTAACACAGAAGTGACTTTGGTCTACCTGGGAAAGCCTCTGGATGGATGA
- the RNF168 gene encoding E3 ubiquitin-protein ligase RNF168 isoform X2, which produces MNGQDLDEEICIPKPQHQLSKPGELRQEYEAEISKVEAERRAHEQEENKASEEYIQRLLAEEEEEHRLAEERRKEMEKQLKQDEELAWQLSNSLNEDPEGHVPGSPSPAHSLSLQTSPLNLSKAKNKPSNSGDIQKYLSPKNYGMLGSASFSSTTGRGGSNSVSGETNSNEGSSSAVQDEQEEMPTLSPQLTSVNNDSGAKDSFLESCMNYFSASASGETATVKQEKTPGPNGLEDGVPDALHGTTEGAGSRTVLLRSKGDDDGIESDSGNLTHVQRVNLEKSDETSTSGQLVINCVMSDSQTTLHGLGKETGHSNEETLERPQNSKETPKRKLVEAPADAMIDLDMLDKRRRTFSESVEEQGEQMNDFILQTQRAFEQEFYERRRQEEQDRLLALQLQKELDKEERTLNRQKGSPDEYLLRTKPPWSGKDPSARKGSSRVAKDSKGSKTQAETNHHKTRKGSCNENWQSPARVRVKSPSIKEGKVLNCVVNTSDTNDICSLPKNKQKTILQMFKSPVAE; this is translated from the exons ATGAACGGACAGGATTTGGATGAGGAAA TCTGTATCCCCAAGCCGCAGCACCAGCTAAGCAAGCCTGGGGAGCTGAGGCAGGAATATGAAGCAGAGATTAGTAAG GTGGAGGCAGAAAGGCGAGCGCACGAGCAGGAGGAGAACAAAGCGAGTGAGGAATACATCCAGcggctgctggcagaggaggaggaggagcacaGGCTGGCAGAAGAGAGACGGAAGGAGatggagaagcagctgaagcAAGATGAAGAGCTGGCCTGGCAGCTCAGTAACAGTCTG AATGAGGATCCTGAGGGACACGTGCCTGGCAGCCCATCACCAGCACACAGCCTCTCCCTTCAGACATCCCCACTGAACCTGAGCAAGGCAAAGAACAAACCAAGCAACTCTGGAGACATTCAGAA gtaTCTGTCTCCAAAAAATTATGGTATGTTGGGATCAGCATCGTTCTCCAGTACCACAGGAAGAGGCGGGAGCAACTCTGTCTCTGGG gagaCCAACAGCAATgagggcagcagttctgcagTGCAGGATGAGCAAGAGGAAATGCCAACCCTGTCTCCACAGCTGACCAGTGTAAATAACGATTCTGGAGCTAAAGATTCATTTTTGGAATCATGCATGAACTATTTCAGTGCCTCAGCTTCAGGTGAAACTGCCACTGTCAAGCAGGAAAAAACACCAGGACCAAATGGTTTAGAAGATGGAGTTCCAGATGCACTTCATGGAACCACAGAAGGGGCAGGGTCTAGGACAGTTCTTCTTAGATCCAAAGGAGATGATGATGGAATTGAGTCAGACAGTGGCAATTTGACACATGTCCAAAGGGTAAACCTTGAAAAGTCTGATGAAACTTCTACCTCTGGTCAGTTAGTAATAAACTGTGTGATGTCTGACAGCCAGACCACGTTGCATGGTCTGGGGAAGGAGACTGGACACTCAAATGAAGAGACACTGGAGAGGCCACAGAACTCTAAGGAGACTCCCAAAAGGAAGCTGGTGGAGGCCCCAGCTGATGCCATGATTGACTTGGACATGCTTGATAAGAGGAGAAGAACCTTTTCAGAAAGTGTAGAAGAGCAAGGAGAGCAGATGAATGATTTTATCTTGCAGACACAAAGAGCCTTTGAGCAGGAGTTCTATGAAAGGcgcaggcaggaggagcaggacaggctcttggctctgcagctgcagaaggagctggacaAGGAGGAAAGGACACTGAACCGACAGAAGGGCTCTCCTGATGAGTATCTGCTCCGCACCAAACCACCTTGGTCTGGAAAAGACCCTTCTGCCAGGAAGGGAAGCTCCAGGGTGGCAAAAGACTCAAAGGGATCAAAAACACAGGCTGAAACCAATCACCACAAGACTCGGAAAGGTTCCTGCAATGAAAACTGGCAGTCCCCTGCCAGGGTCCGGGTGAAATCCCCCAGCATCAAGGAAGGAAAGGTTTTGAATTGTGTGGTTAATACCAGTGACACAAATGATATTTGTTCACTGCCTAAGAACAAGCAAAAGACAATCCTGCAGATGTTTAAAAGTCCTGTTGCAGAGTAG